TGTTGAAGTCCTGGAAACGGTTACTGTTTTAATCTCGCCTTTAAATTGGCGATGAAAAATACAGGTTACATTTTTCAGCTTCGGGAGGAAGATGATACTGTTCTCAAAGTCTGTTTTCACACCTTGCGGAAACTGTATGGATTGTTTGCGATGCTTTGATTTAAACTTAGGGAAGCCGCCACCTTTAAAGAATTGGGTGTAGGCATTGTCTAAGTTTCTCAAACTCATTTGAAGCGTTTGTGAAGGGCACTCCTGCAACCATGTTGCTTCGGTGTCTTTCAGTTCCTTCATCTGGTTCGCAAGGTCTATACAGGTTAAATGCTTACGTGCGGTAGTCCATGCTTGCATTTTTGTTTCCAGTCCAAGATTGAAAACAAAACGACAGCTACCAAAGAACTTAGCCAGTTGTTGCTTTTGTTCTTCGGTAGGCAGGAGGCAATATTTGTAGGCTTTGAGCATTGATGTAAAGGTAATGATTTTTCTTACAAAACCAGATACGTTTTTGTAAACCCTTCCCTATTCAGGTAAAAAGGGATTTACAAAAACTACGCTACTATGTCTCAAAAATCTAACTACCAGTCCACCAATCGTTCAAAGCACTACTTAAAACGCCATCTCATTTTTGTTTGTAAGTACCGTAAGGCAATGCTTGTCGGTCAGCTTAATGATGATGTTAAGCGTATCTTTCTCTCTATCGCTGAAAATTCAGATTTTGAAATTGAAGTGATGGAGACAGATACAGACCATGTACATTTCCTTATTCGCTACATTCCTCGCCTGTCTATTGTGCAAATTGTTCGCAGGTTAAAGCAGGAAAGCACTCGTCAGTTGTGGTTGCTGCATGGCAAAATACTCCGTAAGCAATATTGGTATCAGAAATTACTTTGGTCGGATGGCTATTTCGTTTGTTCCATTGGTGAAGCATCACCTGAAACAGTCAGGCAATACATCCTTTCACAAGGTTAATCATTTTCAATCATTATGTAAGTGTAACGGAGTGTCGCTTACATCCCATCCACGTAAACGATGG
The Arachidicoccus soli DNA segment above includes these coding regions:
- the tnpA gene encoding IS200/IS605 family transposase; the protein is MSQKSNYQSTNRSKHYLKRHLIFVCKYRKAMLVGQLNDDVKRIFLSIAENSDFEIEVMETDTDHVHFLIRYIPRLSIVQIVRRLKQESTRQLWLLHGKILRKQYWYQKLLWSDGYFVCSIGEASPETVRQYILSQG